A region from the Geobacter benzoatilyticus genome encodes:
- a CDS encoding YcbK family protein produces MDFKMLSRRNFLKVSLTGALTLMTVGPSFGSFEATPQEILPPGQLSLFNTHTQERISLTFRDADGNYDLDSLNTLNWILRCHYTNEATEMDVNTLEFLNLVDKKLGGNNEIHIISAYRSPTYNNLLRESGHGVASKSLHLSGKAIDISIPGKSTALIREAAVDLHRGGVGFYPSSGFVHIDSGNFRTW; encoded by the coding sequence ATGGACTTCAAGATGTTAAGCAGGAGAAATTTCCTTAAGGTCTCCCTCACAGGGGCACTTACTCTCATGACCGTAGGGCCGTCATTCGGAAGCTTCGAGGCAACACCGCAAGAAATCCTCCCCCCCGGCCAATTATCCCTTTTCAATACTCACACGCAAGAAAGAATCTCCTTAACCTTCCGGGACGCAGATGGAAATTACGATCTTGATTCCCTTAACACTCTCAACTGGATTCTCCGCTGCCACTACACCAACGAAGCAACGGAAATGGATGTCAACACCCTCGAGTTCCTGAACCTTGTGGACAAAAAGCTCGGCGGCAACAACGAAATTCACATCATCTCAGCCTACCGTTCTCCCACCTACAACAACCTGCTGCGCGAGTCCGGTCACGGAGTTGCCTCCAAAAGCCTCCATCTCTCCGGTAAAGCCATAGACATCTCCATCCCAGGGAAAAGCACTGCACTGATTCGCGAAGCTGCCGTTGACCTTCACCGGGGAGGAGTAGGTTTTTACCCCAGTTCCGGTTTTGTCCATATCGACTCGGGCAACTTCAGAACCTGGTAG
- the sppA gene encoding signal peptide peptidase SppA, whose translation MKKSHVIIAVVIVATLLLLFAMSVQIARLVLGDGVINSSGDGIGYVEVKGPILDSGETVKQLAEMRKKTNVKAVVLRIESPGGVIGPSQEIYAAVKKLAKTKKVVVSMGSVAASGGYHVAIPAAVIYANPGTITGSIGVLMKLSNVEGLMDKVGMKAFTLKSGKFKDTGSPVRPLTDEDKALLQGVIGNLHEQFVKAVAESRKLPVEEVRRLADGRVYTGEQALALRLVDRLGTLEDAVEEAGRLAGIKGEPTLIMPPKKRKFLRELLLEEVSGIFSAAARRDGGFSVNYELDSSMGDTAR comes from the coding sequence ATGAAAAAATCCCATGTCATTATAGCTGTAGTCATCGTGGCGACCCTGTTGCTGTTGTTTGCCATGTCTGTTCAGATTGCCCGTCTTGTCCTTGGCGACGGGGTTATCAACAGTTCCGGAGATGGTATCGGTTATGTAGAGGTCAAGGGGCCGATCCTGGATTCCGGCGAGACGGTGAAGCAGCTTGCGGAGATGCGGAAGAAAACGAACGTGAAGGCGGTAGTTCTAAGGATAGAGTCGCCCGGCGGGGTCATCGGCCCTTCCCAGGAAATCTACGCTGCCGTGAAAAAGCTCGCCAAAACGAAGAAAGTGGTTGTTTCCATGGGAAGCGTTGCTGCCTCGGGCGGGTATCATGTCGCCATTCCCGCAGCGGTAATCTACGCCAACCCGGGTACCATCACCGGGAGCATCGGTGTTCTCATGAAGCTTTCGAATGTCGAAGGGCTCATGGATAAGGTGGGGATGAAGGCTTTTACCCTCAAAAGCGGGAAATTCAAGGATACCGGTTCGCCCGTCCGTCCTCTTACCGACGAGGACAAGGCTCTCCTGCAGGGGGTAATCGGCAACCTCCACGAGCAGTTTGTGAAAGCTGTGGCAGAGTCCAGGAAATTGCCGGTGGAAGAGGTCCGGCGCCTTGCCGACGGCCGGGTCTATACCGGAGAGCAGGCCCTGGCCCTGCGGCTCGTGGACCGGCTTGGCACCCTTGAGGATGCCGTTGAGGAAGCGGGGCGGCTGGCGGGAATAAAGGGGGAGCCGACGCTGATAATGCCGCCGAAAAAGAGGAAATTCCTGAGAGAACTGCTGCTTGAGGAGGTGTCCGGCATCTTCAGCGCAGCGGCGCGGCGCGATGGCGGCTTCAGTGTCAATTATGAACTGGATTCCTCAATGGGTGATACTGCCCGCTGA